CTCGATCGACGGCTGCGCGGCGCGTCTCGCGATCGTGCTCGACGCGGTGACCGAGGCCAGCACGCGCCAGCAGGGCGACGTGATGGACATCGGCGCCGCCGTCGAGCAGCTCAACGGCGCCACGCAGCAGACCGCCGCCACGGCCGAGCAGTCCGCCGCGGCGGCGGAGGAGCTCGACGCGCAGGCGCGCGTGCTGCGCGACGCGGTGGACGCGTTCGTGCTCGATGCCGCCGCACCGTCGGATGCGCCGCGCTCCACGCCGCGCTTCGACACCCGACTCCTGGCCGCGCGCTGACGCGGCGTCCCATCCTCCGCAGTCCCCTCCCATGCGTCATCCCGCCGTCCTTCCCGTCCTCGCCGCCGCCGCGCTCGCGTCCGGCTGCGCCTCCCACGGCGCCTACTCCGGCAGCATAGTCACCGACCGTCCCGACTTCACCGAGAGCCCGGTGGCCGTGCCGCGCGGCGCGGTGCAGGTGGAGGCCGGCAACACGCTCGAGCGCACCGACGACGTGCGCGCCAACACGCTCGGCGAGACGCTGGTGCGCGTGGGCGTGCGCGGCGGCGTGGAACTGCGGTTGGGGCTCCCGTCGTACGTGCGCGTCGCCGGCCCGGGCGCCGTGGACGGCCTCTCCGACGGCAACCTCGGCGCCAAGTTCGAGCTCGTGGGCGAGTCGCGCGCGGCGGGGCTGGTGCCGACGACCGCGCTCATCGTCGGCGCGGCGCTGCCGACCGGGTCGCGGGCGTTCCGCGGCGGCGGCGTCTCGCCCGAGGCCAAGCTGCTCGTGGGCTGGTCGCTCGGCGAGGCGTGGGCGCTGTCGTCCAACCTCAACGTCGCGTCGGTGGACGCGGGCGACGCGCGCACCGGCGAGGTCGCGGGAAGCCTCTCGCTCGCGCGCTCGCTCTCGGAGCGCACGGGCGCGTACCTCGAGTGGTTCGGGACGCGGCCCGACGGCGCGCAGGGGACGCACTTCGCGAATGGCGGCGTGACGTACCTCTTCACGGACAACCACCAGCTCGACCTGCGCGTGGGCCGCGGGCTGGGCGGCAACCGCCGCGACTACTTCCTCGGGCTCGGCTTCTCGCAGCGCTGGTAGCGCGCCGAGCGAAGGGAGGATCCGGACGGGCGGCGCGCTCTTGACGAGTGCGCCGCCGCGTCGTACCAAGGGGCACCGATCCAGCCGCCTCGCCGTAGCGGCGCGCACTCCGTTCGTGAGGGCCGTCCTCGATGCTCAGGCTTCCGCTGCCCCTCGCCTGGCGCGCGCTTCCGCGCCGGGCGACGCTGCTCGCCGTCCTCGCGACCGCCGGCTGTGGCGGGGGCGGGGGCGGGATCGCGCCGACCAACCCGCCGCCGACGCAGACGGTCACGCTCACGACCGCGCCGGCGGCGCTGACCTGCCAGGCGGGCGAGCAGGTGAGCCTCGCCGCGACGCTGACGCCCGCGCAGACGGGCGCCACGTTCACCTTCGCCGCGACTAACGCCAACGCCACCGTCACCGCCACGGGCGCGTCGGCGACCGTGCGCTGCGTGTCGGCTGGCGCGTCGGCGATCACGGTCAGCGCCGGCGGCCAGAACGTCACCGTGCCCGTCGCGATCACCGCGGTGCCCGTCACCGTCTCGGTGTCGATGGAGGCGTCGTCGCTGTCGATCCCCGTCGGCGCGTCGCAGCCCATCACCGTGCGCGTCACCGCGTCGCCCGCGGGGACGAGCACCGACTTCCGCTGCCGCTCGTCGGCCACGGGCGTGCTGACGGTCGACTCGCTCACGTGCCTCGCGCGTGGCGTCGCGCCGGGCAACGCGATCGTCACCGCGACGTCCGTCGCGCTCCCCACCGTCGCCGCGACCCTCGGCTTCAGCGTCACGGCGCCGGTCACCGGGCCCGCGGTGCGCTCGTGGAGCGCGTTCCGCGCGGGCATCGTCGGCGACACGGTCGTGCGCGGCTCGGTGTACGGGCTGTGGGGCACCAGCGCGACCAACGTCTGGGCCGTCGCGAGCGAGTTCGCGGCCACCGGCGAGATCTGGCGCTACGACGGCACGCGCTGGACGCTCGCGCGCGCCAGCAGCGGCGTGGTGCTGTACGGCATCAGCGGCTCCGGCGGGACCGACGTGTACGCGGTCGGCGAGCGCGGCACCGTGCTGCGCTGGGACGGCTCGGCGTGGAGCGCGATCGCGAGCGGCACGACGGCGACGCTGCGCAACGTGTTCGCCGCCGGTCCGCGGCTCGCGTACGCGGTGGGCGACAGCGGCGTGGTGCTGCGCATCGACGCGAGTGGCGTGGCGCGGCTCAATCCCGGCACCACCGCGCGGCTCGACGCGGCGTGGGCCAGCGGCACCGCGAACGTCTACGTCGGCGGCGACTCGGGCCTCGTCGTGCGCTTCGACGGCACGAGCTGGCGCCGCATCCCGACCGCGGCCGGCGAGTACGTGAACGGGATCTGGGGCACGGTCAGCGGCCCGGTGTTCGCCGCGTCCAGCACGGGGCGCATCTTCCAGGTGCAGACGGGCACCGCGACGCAGACGGCGAGCCTCCCGTTCGGCTTCACCAACATCTCGGGCACCGCCGCGAACGACATCTACGCGGTGGGCTACGGCGTCGCGCGCTTCGACGGGTCGTCGTGGAGCGAGGTCGATGCGCCGTACGACGGCGCGCTCCTCCTCTCGGCGTTCGCCACCACGGGCGCGGCGTTCGTGGGCGGGCCCGACGGGCTCGTGATGGTGCGGCGCGGCACGCCGGCGGCGTTCGTGACGACCAACGCGCGCGTGGAGTGGTTCGGCGTCGCGCCGCTCGCCGGCAACTCCACGCTGCTCGTCGGTTCGCTCGGCGCATCGTGCCGGTGGGACGGCAGCACCTGCACCGCGCAGCCCACGGGCACCGGCGCGACGCTCTACGGCGCGTGGGGCGACGTCGGCGCGAGCGCGATCGCCGTCGGCGAGGGCGTCATCCTGCAGTACTCGAGCGGCGCGTGGCGCACGGTGCGCAGCGACGTCGGCACGCTCAACGGCGTCCACGGCCGCAGCGCGACGGACGCCTTCGCGGTCGGCTCGCGCATCTTCCGCCTGCAGGGCGCGACGTGGTCGGAGATGACGAAGCCCACGACGAACGCGCTGTACGCGGTGTGGAGCGGGACGGCGAACTTCGCGCTCGCCGTCGGGCAGCGCGGGACGCTGCTGCGCTTCGACGGCACGGCGTGGCGCGTGGCGCCGCTGCTCAACCGCACCGAGAACCTGCTCAGCGTGTGGGGCGCCGACACGAGCAACGTGTTCGTCGGCGCCGCGGGCGGCGGCCTCTATCGCTTCGACGGCGCGACGTGGACCGCGCAGACGTCGCCGTCGACGTGCAGCGTGTGGGGCATCTGGGGCGCCAGCTCGCGCGACGTCTACGCCGCGACCGGCTGCGGCGAGGTGCTGCGCTACGACGGCACGAGCTGGACGCGCGTGATCCAGGCGCCGACCAACCTGTGGGCGATCACGGGCCTGCCCGCCGGCGGCGCGATCGCGCCGGGCGGCAACCACCTGCTGCTGCGCGGCTTCCCGACGGCGCTCGTGGCGTCGGACCTTGGCCCGCGCACGTCGCGGCGCCCCGCCGACGTGCGCACGTCGCGCGGCGGCGGCGCGCTGCCGCGCACCGATCGGTTCGGCGCGCCGGTGCTCCGGCCCAGGTGACGCGCGCCGTGCGGTCAGGGAGCGGCGCCTGCGCGGAGCGTGCGGCGCTCTTGACGAGTGCGCCGTCCCGTCATACCAAGGGACACCGGTACGTCCGTCTCGCCGTTGCGGTGCGCACTCCGTCCGAGGGAGCCGACCCAATGCCCAGGCCTCCGCTGCCCTCCGTCCGGAGCGCGCTCCGCACGCCGCTGTCGTTGCTCGCTCTCCTCGCGTCGGCCGCCTGTGGGGGTGGGGGCGGCGGCGGCATCGCGCCGACCACGCCGACGGTGACGCTCACCACCGCGCCGGCGGCGCTGGCGTGCCAGGCCGGCGAACAGGTGACCCTCGCCGCGGCGCTGTCACCCGCGCAGGCCAACGCGACCTTCACCTTCGCGGCGACGAATGCCAACGCCACGGTGACGTCCACCGGCGCGACGGCGACGGTGCGCTGCGTGTCCGCGGGGAGCTCGGCGATCACGGTCAGCGCCGGCGGACAGACGACGACGGTGCCGGTCTCGATCTCTGCGGTGCCGGTCACGGTCGGCGTGTCGCTGGAGGGACCGACGAGCGTGCGCGTCGGCGCGACGGCGGCGATGACGGTGCGCGTGACCGTGAACCCGCCGGGTGGCGCGAGCACGGCCTACCGCTGCCGGTCGTCCGCGGCAAACGTGCTCGCGGTGGACTCGCTGACCTGCGTCGTGCGCGGAGTCGCGCCGGGACCCGCGGTGGTCACCGCAGCCTCGGTGGCCGCGCCGAACGTGGCCGCGCAGCTGACGCTCACGGTGCTCGACGCCGGTCCGGCAATCCGCTCTTGGGTGGCGAGTCGCGCCGGCATGCTCGGTGACACGCTCGTGCGCGGTACCGTCTACGGCGTGTGGGCAAACACCGCATCGAACGTCTTCGCCGTCGCCAGCCCCGGCACCGACATCGGCGAGATCTGGCGCTACGACGGCACGCGGTGGGCACTCGCCCGCGCCAGCAGCGGGGTGGTGCTCTACGACATCGGCGGCTCGGGCCCGAGCGACGTGTACGCCGTGGGCGCGCGCGGCACCGTGCTTCGCTTCGACGGCTCGGCCTGGAGCACGATCACGACCGGGAGTACCAGCACCCTGCGCGGCGTGTTCGTCGCGGGGCCGCGGCTGGCGTTCGCGGTGGGGGACAGCGGCGCGGTATTCCGTATCGACGCCACCGGCGCAACGCGATTGAACGCGGGCACGACCGCACACTTCAAGTCGATCTGGGCGAGCGGCGCCGCAAACGTGTACGTCGGCGGCGACTCGTCGCTCGTGCTGCGCTTCGACGGTACGTCGTGGCGGCGTATCGTGGCACCGGCCACCGATTTCTTCAACGGGCTCTGGGGCACCGCCACCGGGCCGGTGTACGCGGCATCCAACAACCCACGCGTCTACCAGGTACAGACGGGCACCGCGGTCGCGCAGCTCGGGACCTTTGGGACTGGCTTCAACGACATCGCCGGCAGCGCGGCGAACGACATCTACGCTGTGGGTTTCGGCATCGCACGATTCGACGGTACGACTTGGAGTACGGTGACGACGCCGTATCCTGGCGTCCTGTTCCAGTCCGTGACTGCGGTGGGGGATGCGGTGTTCGTCGGCGGTACCGACGGGTTGGTGCTCGGGCGGAACGGCGGTGGCACATGGACCCCGACCAATGCGCGCGTAAGCTGGTTCGGGGCGGCGCCGATCGGCGCGTCGTCGGCGCTGCTCGTGGGTTCCTTCGGTAGCTCGTGCCGGTGGGACGGCGCCACCTGCACGGCCGTGCCTACCGGGGTCGGACGCGTCCTCGCCGGAGCGTGGGGGGACGGCGCCGGCAACGCGATCGCCGTCGGAGACGACGTCATCCTCCAGTATGGTGCCGGCGCGTGGCGGTCCCCGATCCGGAGCGTCGGCACGTTGCTCGGCGTCCACGGCACGAGCGCCAGCAGCGCACTCGCTGTCGGCGACCGCATCTTCCGCCTCGCGGGCACGAGTTGGACGGAGATGACCAAGCCGACTGCCAACCGGCTGAACGCCGTCTGGTCCGCGTCGCCGACGCATGCACGTGCCGTGGGCGCGAATGGGACCCTGCTG
This is a stretch of genomic DNA from Roseisolibacter agri. It encodes these proteins:
- a CDS encoding transporter; its protein translation is MRHPAVLPVLAAAALASGCASHGAYSGSIVTDRPDFTESPVAVPRGAVQVEAGNTLERTDDVRANTLGETLVRVGVRGGVELRLGLPSYVRVAGPGAVDGLSDGNLGAKFELVGESRAAGLVPTTALIVGAALPTGSRAFRGGGVSPEAKLLVGWSLGEAWALSSNLNVASVDAGDARTGEVAGSLSLARSLSERTGAYLEWFGTRPDGAQGTHFANGGVTYLFTDNHQLDLRVGRGLGGNRRDYFLGLGFSQRW
- a CDS encoding Ig-like domain-containing protein; protein product: MLRLPLPLAWRALPRRATLLAVLATAGCGGGGGGIAPTNPPPTQTVTLTTAPAALTCQAGEQVSLAATLTPAQTGATFTFAATNANATVTATGASATVRCVSAGASAITVSAGGQNVTVPVAITAVPVTVSVSMEASSLSIPVGASQPITVRVTASPAGTSTDFRCRSSATGVLTVDSLTCLARGVAPGNAIVTATSVALPTVAATLGFSVTAPVTGPAVRSWSAFRAGIVGDTVVRGSVYGLWGTSATNVWAVASEFAATGEIWRYDGTRWTLARASSGVVLYGISGSGGTDVYAVGERGTVLRWDGSAWSAIASGTTATLRNVFAAGPRLAYAVGDSGVVLRIDASGVARLNPGTTARLDAAWASGTANVYVGGDSGLVVRFDGTSWRRIPTAAGEYVNGIWGTVSGPVFAASSTGRIFQVQTGTATQTASLPFGFTNISGTAANDIYAVGYGVARFDGSSWSEVDAPYDGALLLSAFATTGAAFVGGPDGLVMVRRGTPAAFVTTNARVEWFGVAPLAGNSTLLVGSLGASCRWDGSTCTAQPTGTGATLYGAWGDVGASAIAVGEGVILQYSSGAWRTVRSDVGTLNGVHGRSATDAFAVGSRIFRLQGATWSEMTKPTTNALYAVWSGTANFALAVGQRGTLLRFDGTAWRVAPLLNRTENLLSVWGADTSNVFVGAAGGGLYRFDGATWTAQTSPSTCSVWGIWGASSRDVYAATGCGEVLRYDGTSWTRVIQAPTNLWAITGLPAGGAIAPGGNHLLLRGFPTALVASDLGPRTSRRPADVRTSRGGGALPRTDRFGAPVLRPR